In Tsukamurella tyrosinosolvens, the genomic window ACGTCGACGACGCGGGCGATCGCCACCTCGACGGCACGACAGGAGAGACTCATGACCGACACCACCCGGAGCGCGCGATCCGAGGAGATCTGGATCCTCGGGGCGAGCGGGCGCATAGGGAGCGCCGTCACCGCCGACCTCGCCGCCCGCGGACTCACGCCCGTCCTCGTCGGACGCGCCGCCGACGGCGACCGGTTGCGCAGGACCACCGCGGACATCGGGAGCCGAACCGTCCTTGCGAACGGCATCGACGACATCGCGACCGAGATCGCCCGGCAGCGACCTGCCGTGGTATTCAACGGCATCGGGAACTACGTCGAGACGGCCCCGGTCATCGCCAGGGCGTGCATGCCCGGCGGGCACTACCTCGACCTGGCCGCAGACCTGACCGCCGTCCCCCGGCTGCTCGACCTGGACGGGGAGGCGCAACAGGCGGGCAGCACGCTGGTGACCGGATCGGGCTTCGGCGTGCTGGCCACCGAAGCCGTCGTGATCAAGCTGTGCGAGGACCGCCCGACCCCCGCCGCCGTGCGCGTCGACGCGCTCGCCTCGGTGTCCCTCAGCGCCGGAGTCGTCGGGGCCGCCTTCGCCGCCTCCATGATCGACATGTTCGCCACCGGGGGACGTCGGTACACCGACGGACGCATGGTCACCGCACGCCTCGGCGCCGACCTCCAGAACCTCACCCTCCCCGACGGGGAACAGGCGACGTCCGCGGGCGCTCCCACCGCCGAACTCCTCGCCGCCCACCGGGCCAGCGGTGCGCCGTCCGTCACCGCGACCACCGGCGTGGCTCCGACCTCGCGCGCCGTGCGAGCCGTCGCCCCTCTCGTCGGAACGCTGCTGTCCATCGGGCCGCTGCGCCGCCTCGCCCTCAGCCGGGTGTCCAGGGCCACGATGAAGGATTCTCCGGCCCCTCGCCGTCACTCGTGGGGACACGCGGTAGTCACCTGGGCGGACGGCACGCGCCGCGAGGGGTGGCTGCGCGCCGAGGACGGCATGGCCTACACCGCCTCGGTGGCCGCTTCGGTGGCCGCCCACCTCGCCCGCGGCGACGGTCGGCCGGGCGCCTACACACCCGGCGTCCTGTTCGGCGCCGACCTCGCCGAGGAGGCGGGCGGACGGTTCCTCCTCGACATCGCAGCCGGGAGCGGACCCGCCGTGTGAACGACGCGCCGGTGCGATACCTCTAGGCCAAGCGCTCTGCCCGGCGCTTGCCGGACCACAGCTCCTCGACGACGACCTGCACGAGCAGCGCGATCGCGCTCCACACCAGCGCGGCCAGCGGCGTTGCCCCGGCGGCGACGGCCGCGACGCCGGCGCCGAGCAGGGCCAGGGTGATGCCGACGGTGACGGCGCGGTGGCCGTCGAACCCGGTGAGGTAGGCGTCCATGATCTCGATCCCGAGCACCGCAGCCGCGAGCGGAATGACGAACGCCGACGCGACCACCACGTTGCTCACGTGGGCCTCGTGCGAGATGCCCAGTGCCTCGACGTGCAGGCCGGCGCCGAAGGCGGCGATCGCCATGAAGATCGCGATGTGCCCGTAGCCCCAGGCGAAGCACTTGTTGGTGTTGCGGACCAGCGCGTGCCCGACGGGGATCGAGAAGTAGATCCACCAGATCGACAGGTTGAGCACCATCGCCGCGACGCCGAGCACGGCGATGTCGAGGCTCCAACCCTGCGCCTTGAGCAGCGCCTGCAGCGCGACGACGGTGCCGACCACACCCTCACCCAGGGTGATGATGGTGAGCAGGCCGTACCGCTCCGCGATGTGGTGCGGGTTCCACGGGGTGCGCTGGCGCCGCTCGGCGACGTACGGCCCGCCGAGCTCCACGACGTACAGGATCAGGCCGGCCGCGATGATCTGCCCCAGCGTCAGCGGCGCGAACGCCGTGATCAACCAGCCGATCTGCGCGATCGTGATCGCGATGATGTAGGTGACCGCGGCGGTGCGGTACTGCGGCGAGGAGATCGCGACGCGGGTCCACTGCGCGAGCAGCGCCACGCGCATGACCACGTAGCCGATGACGAGCACCGTGTTGTTCGGCCGGTCGCCCGCGGTGATCGACGTGAAGAAGGGCTCGATGCCGAGGGCCATGATGCAGACGCCGATCATCTGCAGCATGGTCACGGCGCGGAAGAGCCAGTCGTCGGTGTCGAACGCCGAGGCCATCCACGTGAAGTTGATCCACGCCCAGATCGCGGCGAAGGCACAGAACCCGAAGCCGAGGAAGGCCGTGAAGTAGTGCGCCTCCGCGATGGCGTCCGCCAGCTGCACCCCGGCGAGGGAGAAGACCACCACGAAGGTGAGGTCGAAGAACAACTCCAGCGTGGTGGCCGTGCGGCCCTCCTCGTGGGGGTCGCGCCCCGCCATGCGGGTCAAGCGGCGGCGCACCGCCGACGGTCCATCGGTCACGGAAGATCTCCTGCTCGTCGCTCGAGTTCGTGATCGCACGAAACGTCGATCATCGTAGGCCGGGTGGACCGCCGGCGCGCGCTGATGTCAGCGCGTGGTGTAGCCGCCGTTCGCGAACAGCGTCTGACCGGTGATCCAGTGGCCGTCGGTGGAGAGGAAGTCGACGATCGGCGCGATGTCCTCGATGAACGTCAGGCGGTTGCCCATGCCCTGCGACTTGTGGAACTCGACGCGCTCCGGCGTCTCCTGGCCGTAGAAGAAGGGCGTGTCCATCGGACCGGGGGCGATGGCGTTGACGCTGATCCCGCGGACGCCGAACTCCTTGGCCGCGGCGCGGTTGAAGTGCTCCACGGGCGACTTGCCGCCCGCGTAGGTGGAGTAGCCGTCGGTGAAGGCGCCGAGCAGCGCGGTGACGATGGTGATGAGCGTGCCGTCGTCGTTGAGCGTGCGGCCCGCCTCCTTGATGAAGAAGTACGCGGCCTTCGCGTTGATGTCCAGCATGGAGTCGTACTCCTCCTCGCTGGTCTCGAGGATCGGCTTGCGCAGCACCTTGCCGACGGTGTTCACGGCCACGTCGACGCCGCCGAACTCGGCGACGGCCGCATCGAACAGCTCGGTGACCTTGGCGGGCGCGGTCAGGTCGCCCTGGAAGAGCAGCGCCTTGCCGCCCGCGGCCTCGACGGCGGCCGCGGTCTCGCGCGCCTCCGCCTCCGACGACGGGCTGTTGTAGTGCACGACCACGTTCGCGCCCAGGCCGGCGAGGTGGCGGCTGACCAGGCCACCGAGGTTCTTGCCGCCACCGGCGACGACCGCGGTCTTCCCTGCGAGCTTCGTCATGGATGTCTCTCCTTCGTCGAATGGGGATACCCTTTGCAATACCCAACGTACGCAGCAAACACACAAGCGACAATCGAATCTTTCCGAAGGATTCACCACTGTTACTTGTGGAATGCTGGTGGGGTGACCACCCCTGATCTCCGCCGGCTCGAGCAGTTCGTCGCCGCGATGGAGGAGCCGTCCCTCGCCGCCGCGGCCGCCCGCCTGCACCTGAGCCAGCAGGCCCTCTCGGCGGCGCTGCGTCAGCTCGAGCGGGAACTCGGCACGCCGCTGTTCACGCGGTCCGGGCGCCGCCTCGCCCCCACCGCCGCCGCCCGGTCCCTGTACGACGGAGCGCCGTCCGTCCTGTCCGGCGCCCGCCTCCTCGCGGCCCGCGCCCGCGCGGCGGGTGCGGAGCGGCCGAGGGTGTTCGTGGTGGGCCGCAGCCCCGCGGTCACCGCCGACGAGGCCTACGAGCTGCTCGAACCGCTCATCGACCGGCCGGAGTCGCCGTCGATCACCGTCCGCGAGCTGTTCCCGTCGGCGATGACCGACGAGCTGGAGCAGGGCACCGTCGACCTGGTGCTGCGCCGGGGCGTCGCCCTCCCGGACCGGCTGGCCGGGGTCACGCTCACCTACCACCGGATGCGGGTCGCGCTGCACCGCGATCACGAGCTGGCGGGCCGGACGTCGCTCGCGCTGGCGGACCTCGCGGGCTCGCCCATCGTGGTGTGGGCACCGCCGCACGCGTCGTTCTACACGGACTTCCTCGTCGCGCAGTGCCGACGCGCGGGCTTCGAACCGGACCTGCTAGTGAACCGCGTGCAGGGCACGCCGCCCGCGACGGCGGTGCTGACCTCGCCGCACGCGGCGGCCTTCGTCACAGATCCGGCGGGGCCGCGGTCCGGCGGGCGGGTCGTGGTCCTGGACCTCGACGACGCGCCGCAGGTCCCCGTCCAGGCGCTGTGGCTGCCGCACACGACGGACCCGCTCCGCGCGGAGCTGCTCGCCGCCTATCCGCCGGCGTGACCGTCGGGCCGGGTCAGCCGGGCTTGCGGGCGGTGACGAACTGCCCCTGCCCGCTGACGGTCTGCTGCACGTCGACGAGGCCGTACTCGCGCAGCCAGCCGGTGATCTCGTCCTTGCCGAACCAGCGGAAGCCGGAGACCCGCTCCGCGGTCGACGACCCGAGGACCGACGTGAGCGGCGTCTGCAGCGAGGTGAACAGCGCGACGCGGCCGCCGGGCTTCGCGACGCGGCAGATCTCGCGGACCGCGAGCCGCGGCGCCGGGATCAGGTACAGCGCGGCGAGGCAGACCACGGTGTCGAAGGTGTCGTCGGGGAAGGGCACGTCGAGCGCGCTGCCACGGACGTAGGCGACGCGGTCGTCGGCGTTGTCGCGGACGGCGCGCTGCAGCATGGCCTCGGAGACGTCGAGGCCGACGACCACGCCCTCGCCGCTGAGCTTGCGGGCCAGCGGCTTCGTGTAGAGGCCGGGGCCGCAGGCGACGTCGAGCAGCTTCTGGTCGCCGCGGCCCGTGAGCTCGTCGAGCAGGACGTCGGTGCGGCTGAGCGTGCCGCTGCCACCGAGGCTGAACAGGCGGGTGAACGCGGGCCGCCACGCCTTCTCGTACACCGCGGCCAGCGCCGGGTTGTGCATGAGCGCGTTGCTCAGCCCCGTCGGCCTCGCGCTGTCGGGCGCGAGGACGTCGAGGTAGCCGTGGCTGCGGTCGGGCTCGCGGCCGAGCCGGCCCGGGTCGAGCAGGGCCTCCACCCGGTCGAGTGCGCTGGTCATGCGGCCACGCTAGCGCGCCGCCCTCCGGGCCGGGTCGGATCGCGGACCGTCTCCCGGCCCCTCCCGACTTAACAGCGTTAGCCCATGCCGCTTCCTGGGGAAACGTCTGCATCTAACGCTGCTAAGTCACGCCGGTCGGCGGTCGAGGGTCGCTGCGTCCATGTCCGCCGCGATGTCGCGCTGGAGCAGGTGCGCGCTGATCGCCATGGCCGCGACGGACCCGGCCCCGGCCGCGACGATGACCTGCGCCATCGGGTTCACGACGTTGCCCGCCGCCCACACTCCCGGCTGCCCGGCGACCGCACCCATCGGGTCGACGGGGACCGTCGGGAAGGGGCCGGCGTCGCCGCGCTCGGCGCCGAGCTGCAGCAGCAGCTCGTCCTGCGGCACGAACCGCGGACCGACGAAGACGGCCTCGCGCTCGATCTCGGTGCCGTCGGCGAGGCGGACGGCCCGCAGCGCGTCCCCGTCGACGACGAGCCCCGCCACCGCACCGTCGACGATGCGGGTGCCGCGCGCCTCGATCGACGCCCGATCGGCGTCGTCGATCTCGAGGCCGTTGGTGAAGAACACCAGGTCGCGCGACCACTGTGGGATCATCAGCGCCTGGTGCACGGACATGGCGGCGTTGTCGCCGCCGAGCACCGCCAGCGGCCAGTCGCGCACCTCGTAGCCGTGGCAGAAGGGGCAGTGGATGGCGTCGCGGCCGAAGCGCTCGGCGACGCCGGGGACGTCGGGCAGCACGTCGGTGAGGCCGGTCGCGACCAGCAGGGTGCGGGCGCGCAGCACCTCGTCGCCGACGGTCACCTCGACGAGGTCGCCGGAGCGGCGCACCGCGGTCGCCGCGCCGTCGAGGATCCGCACGCCGTAGGCCTGCGCCTCGCGGCGGCCGATGGCGAGCAGCTCGGCGGGGTTCAGCCCGTCGTGGCCGAGGTAGCCGTGCATGTGCTCGGCGGGGGCGTTGCGGGGCGCGCCCGCGTCGACGACGGTGACCGCCCGTCGCGCCCGGCCGAGGACCTGCGCGGCGGTGAGCCCGGCGGCCCCGCCGCCGACGATGACGGTGTCCAGGATCTGCGTTTCGTTCATGGATCCACCGTGCTCCAGAAACAGCTGAACCGGCAAGTTTCCTTGCCGGTTCAGCAATTGTTTCGCTGCGGGCGAACCCTACTTGGCGGGGTACTCGTAGATTCCGCGGCCCGACTTCTTGCCGACGTAACCGGCCTCCACCAGGCGCAGCAGCAGCGGCGGCGCGGCGTAGGTGGGCTCCTTGTACTCGGCGTACATCGCGTCGGCGATGAACTTGACCGTGTCCAGGCCGACGAGGTCGGCCAGCTTGAGCGGGCCCATCGGGTGCGCGCAGCCGAGCATCATGCCCTTGTCGATGTCCTCGGCGGTCGCGAAGCCCGACTCGTACATGCGGATCGCCGAGAGCAGGTACGGCACGAGCAGCGCGTTGACGATGAACCCGGAGCGGTCCGTCGCGCGCACGACCTGCTTGCCCAGCACCTCGGACGCGAACTGCTCGGCGCGAGCGGCCGCGGCCTCCGACGTCGACAGCGAGCTGATCACCTCGACCAGCGGCAGCACGGGCACCGGGTTGAAGAAGTGCAGGCCCAGCACGCGGCCGGGGTTCTTCGTGGCGGTGGCGATGCGCTGGATCGGCAGCGAGCTGGTGTTGGACGCGAGCACGGCGTCGGGGTCGGTGACGACCTCGTCGAGCTTGCCGAAGACCTCCGCCTTGACGGCCTCGTTCTCGACGATCGCCTCGACCACCAGCTGGCGGTCCGCGAAGTCGGCGAGGTCGGTGGTGAACGTCAGCCGCTCGGCGGCCTGGTCGCGCTCGCGCTCGGTGATCTTGCCGCTGGACACGGCGCGGTCCAGCGACTTGAGGATGCGGGCGCGGCCGCCGGCCGCGAGCTCCTCGGTGGCCTCCCAGACCAGCACGTCGGCACCCGCGCGGGCGGACACCTCGGCGATGCCGCCGCCCATCTGACCCGCGCCGACGACGCCGACCCGCGAAACTGCTTCGCTCATAAGAACTTCCTAACGTAACAACGACTAGAGGTGAGACGGAGGTAACTCTGCAGGGGTACGCCCAGAACGTACCCACATACGCCGCAGGCGGCCCGCGACGAAAGTCACGGACCGCCTGCGATCGGCTAGATTCCCGGAGAGGCGGGCCTGCCAGTTCCTAGTGGAACTGGCCCTCCTCGGTGGAGCCCTTCAGGGCGGCCGTCGAGGTGTTGGGGTCGACGGTGGTGGCGATGCGGTCGAAGTAGCCGGCGCCGACCTCGCGCTGGTGCTTGGTGGCGGTGTAGCCACGGGCCTCCGACGCGAACTCGCGCTCCTGCAGGTCGACGTACGCCGTCATGCCCTCGCGGGCGTAGCCGTAGGCCAGGTCGAACATCGAGTGGTTGAGGGCGTGGAAGCCGGCCAGCGTGATGAACTGGAAGGTGAAGCCCATCGCGCCGAGCTCCTTCTGGAACTTGGCGATGGTCGCGTCGTCCAGCGCCTGCTTCCAGTTGAAGGACGGCGAGCAGTTGTAGGAGAGCAGCTGGTCCGGGAACTCGGACTTGACGCCCTCGGCGAACTTCTTGGCGACCTCGAGGTCCGGAACGCCGGTCTCCATCCAGATCATGTCCGCGTACGGCGCGTAGGCCTTGGCGCGGGCGATGCAGGGCTCGATGCCGTTCTTGATGTTGTAGAAGCCCTCGGCGGTGCGCTCACCGGTCACGAACGGCTTGTCGCGATCGTCGACGTCCGAGGTGATCAGGGTGGCGGCCTCGGCATCGGTGCGCGCGATGACGACGGTGGGCGTGTTCGCCACGTCGGCGGCCAGGCGGGCCGAGGTCAGGGTGCGGATGTGCTGCTGGGTGGGGATGAGCACCTTGCCACCGAGGTGGCCGCACTTCTTCTCCGAGGCGAGCTGATCCTCCCAGTGGGTACCGGCGGCACCCGCGGCGATCATGGCCTTCTGCAGCTCGTAGACGTTCAGGGCGCCACCGAAGCCGGCCTCGCCGTCGGCCACGATCGGCACGACCCAGTTGTCGACGGACTTGTCACCCTCGACGCGGGCGATCTCGTCGGCGCGGAGCATGGCGTTGTTGATGCGACGCACGACCGACGGCACCGAGTTGGCCGGGTACAGCGACTGGTCGGGGTAGGTGTGGCCCGAGAGGTTCGCGTCACCGGCGACCTGCCAGCCGGAGAGGTAGATCGCCTTGAGGCCGGCGCGCACCTGCTGCACGGCCATGTTGCCGGTGAGGGCACCCAGGGCGTTGATGTAGGAGCCGTCACCCTTGGTGACGCCGTCCCACAGGATCTCCGCGCCGCGGCGAGCGAGGGTGTTCTCCTCGACGACGCTGCCCTGCAGCTCGGCGACCTGCTCGGCGGTGTACTCGCGCGTGATGCCCTTCCAACGCGGGTTGGTGTCCCAATCCTGCTGGATCTCGGCGGCGGTCCGCGGCTGTCCGACGGTGCTCATTGGCTCCCCGTTCTTCTCTGCGTCGATGTGGATCTGATCGGCCACCGGGAGGCTGAGCGAGGGTTATCGCTAACCCGATTCGCAGTCCCGGCGTTGCGCCTTCGCCTACTGTGCCACACCTAAAGCCGCAGGCCAAGGCGGTCGAGTATGCCAAAGCAAGCCATGAAATCACAGCGATCCTGCTAATCCTGCGAAGGTCCGCAGCGAACCTCGCCGGAAAAAGTACGCCCGTACTGGGAGTTTGCGGGCCCGGGGTTCCGGGCCCCGTCGCCCGTTCCCGACGGTCCGCCGCCGCCCCGTTGCGCGACGCGGGCTCCCCGGTGTGACACACCTCACTGCAAAGGTTCGCCCGAACCTCCGGAACCGGGCGGTAGCTGGGCGTCCGGGACTAAACTTCGCTCCATGTCCAAGACCTTCGTGGGGGCACGGCTCCGTGGCCTGCGCAAGGAGCGCGGGCTGTCGCAGGCGTCGCTGGCGGAGGCGCTCGAGATCTCGCCGTCGTACCTGAACCAGATCGAGCACGACGTGCGGCCGCTCAGCGTGCCCGTCCTGCTGAAGATCACCGACGTCTTCGGCGTCGACACCTCCTTCTTCAACTCGCAGGACCAGACGCGACTGATCGCGGAGCTGCGCGAGGTCACGATGGACGTCGACGCGCCCACCAGCACCGACGAGCTGTCCGAGCTGGCGCGCGATCACCCCGGCTTCGCCCGCGCCATGGTCGCGCTGCACCGCCGCTACCTCGGCGCCGCCGATCAGCTGGCCCAGGTCACCGACGGCCGCAACGACCCCGGCGCCCGCGGCGCCATCCCCAACCCGCACGAGGAAGTGCGCGACTTCTTCTACCAGCGGCAGAACTACTTCCACGAGCTCGACGTCGCCGCCGAGGAGCTCACCGCGCGGATGCGCATGCACAACGCCGACGTCCGCACCGAGATCGTGACCCGCCTCGAGGCCGTGCACAACGTCTCCATCCGCCGCCGCGTCGACCTCGGGGAGACGGTGCTGCACCGCTACGACCCCCGCACCCGCGTGCTGGAGATCAACCGCCACCTCTCCGGCGGGCAGCAGGTCTTCAAGATGGCCGCCGAGCTCGCCTACCTCGAGTGCGGCCGGGAGATCGACGCCCTGGTCGACGGTGCCGGGTTCGGCTCGGAGGAGGCGGGGCGGCTCGCCCGCCTCGGGCTCGCCAACTACTACGCCGCGGCCGTCGTGCTGCCTTACACGCAGTTCCACGGCGCCGCCGAGGAGTTCGAGTACGACATCGAGCGGCTCTCCGCGTTCTTCTCAGTGAGCTACGAGACCATCGCGCACCGGATGTCCACACTGCAGCGCCCCAACCTGCGCGGCGTGCCGCTCTCCTTCGTCCGCGTCGACCGCGCGGGCAACATGAGCAAGCGGCAGAGCTCCACCGGCTTCCACTTCTCCGCCTCCGGCGGCACCTGCCCGCTGTGGAACGTCTACGAGACGTTCGCGTGGCCGGGGAAGATCATCACGCAGATCGTCGAGATGCCTGACGGCCGCAACTACCTGTGGGTCGCGCGCACCGTCGAGCGGCGGGCCGCCCGGTACGGCCAGCCCGGCAAGACCTTCGCCATCGGCATCGGCTGCGAACTGCGGCACGCGCACCGCCTGGTCTACGCCCGCGGTCTCGATCTCTCCGACGCCAACGCCACCCCCATCGGCGCCGGCTGCCGCGTCTGCGAGCGCGCGGGCTGTCCCCAGCGCGCCTTCCCGGCCATCGGCAAGGCCTTGGATATCGACGAGCACCGCTCCACGATCTCGCCCTACCTCGTGCGTTGAGGCGCCCACCGAACGGTAGCGTCGGGTCATGACACCGCGCGTGACTCCCGGCGGACTCCGCCAGCTCGGCCCGATCAACTACGCCATCGCCAAGATCGGCGCGAAGGCCATTCGCGCCGACGACATGCACCTGTTCTCCACGCTCGGCCGCACCAAGCGGCTGTTCGTCGGCTGGCTCGGCTACTCCGGCATGCTGATGCCCTTCGGCGCCCTCAAGCGCTCGGAGTCGGAGACGGTCATCGTCCGCGTCGCCTTCCTGCGGGAGAGCGCCTACGAGCTGGGCCATCACCGCCGCATCGGCGCGCAGGCGGGGCTCACGGAGACGCAGTTCGAGCGCATCTTCGACGGCTCGGGCTGGGACGAGCGCAGCGCAGCGCTGCTCGCCGTGGTCACCGAGCTGGTCGAGGACAAGGCGGTCACCGACGAGTCCTGGGCCCGTCTCGCCGCGTTCTACGACGAACGCAAGCTGGTGGAGATCGTCATGCTTGCGACCAACTACGACGGCCTCGCCACCGCCATCGACGTGCTCGGCATCCAACCGGAGAAGCCCTGATCGTGCGGGTACACAAGGTGATCCCCAACATCACCGTCGACGACATCGCCACCGCGCGCGGCTTCTACGCGGACTTCCTCGGCCTCGACGACGAGGAGTTCAACCTCGGGTGGGTCGCCCGCTTCTCCTCCCCCGACCACCGCGCCAGCGTGCAGCTCGTGACCGGCGACCGGACCGCGGAGATCGACTCGGACCTGTCCGTGATGACCGACGACGTCGAGGCGGCCTACGCGGAGGCGCAGCGCTCCGGCTACGAGATCGTCCACCCGCTCACCAGCGAGGAGTGGGGCCCGCGCCGGTTCTTCGTCCGCGCCCCCGACAGCACCGTCGTCAACGTCGTCGGCCACCCGCACTGACCGCTCACGATGTCGAGTTCTGCGGCACCACAGGTGCTCAGGAGCACACGTGACGCCGCAGAACTCGAATTCGTGAACCGCTAGCGCGTCGCCAGGTACTCCGGGCGACGGGCGTCTGCGGCGAAGGGCTCCTGCAGCCCGTTGGAGACGGCGTTGAACACGACGAACAGGTTCGACCGCGGGTACGGCGAGATGTTCCCCGCCGAGGCGTGCAGGCAGTTGCAGTCGAAGTACAACGCGCTTCCTGCACCGCCGGTGACCTGCTCGATCCCGTACTCATCGGCCATCGCGGCGATGTCCCGCTCCTCCGGCGTGCCGAACGGCGGCCGGTAGGACTTGAGCGATTCGCGGTGGTACTCGCCGGGCGTGCGCCCCACGCAGGAGACGAACCGGCGGTGCGAGCCGGGCATGATCATCAGCGAGCCGTTGAAGGGCGTGTTCGGCGTGAGCGCCAGCGAGACGCTCACCGCGCGCGGCGTGGGCATGCCGTCCTCGGCGTGCCAGGTCTCGAAGTCGCTGTGCCAGTAGAAGGGTCCGCCGGCGAAACCGGGCTTGAGGTTGACGCGGCTCTGGTGCACGTAGACGTCGTCGCCGAGCAGCTGTCGGGCCACGCCCGCGATCTCCTCGCGCGCGATGATCGACGCGATCTTCTCGCTGAGCTCGTGCACCGCGAAGACCGACCGCACGCTGCCGTCGGAGGTCTCGCGGATCACCCGCTCGTCGGTGCCGAGCCGCGTGGTCACCGCGTCGATCTCGGCGCGGACGTCGCGGATGTCGCCGGCGCCGAGCACGCCCTCCACGCTGCGGAAACCGCGGGCGGCGAAGTCGTCGACGGCACCGTCGGGCCAGGGGCCTGATCGTCCGGGCCAGACGACGGGGTCGTGTCGGTCGTGGATCTCGCTATGGTCGACGCGCGTCGGGTAGTGGTCGGTGAGCGTCGCTGCGTTGTTCATCGATTCCTTCCGTCCGGGCAGTGCGCTTTCCACTGCGTGCCTCGCGGCGCGGACGTGAAGACGGTGACCGATGCCCTTTCTCGACCCGGCGCCGTGGCCACGCCACGCCGCGATCCCGACCCTGCCAGGGTCCGGCACGAGTGTCCAACCCGCTGGAAGCGCACGGCGGCCCGGCACCGTGGATCGGTGCCGGGCCGCCGGGAAGCGCGATGCCTAGAGGTTGATCATGTGCCCCGCGAGGCCGTGGATCGACTCCTGCAGGCCCTCCGACAGCGTCGGGTGCGTGTGCACGTTGCGGGCCAGCTCGTTGACGGTGAGGTCCCACTTCTGCGCGAGGGTC contains:
- the ramB gene encoding acetate metabolism transcriptional regulator RamB, yielding MSKTFVGARLRGLRKERGLSQASLAEALEISPSYLNQIEHDVRPLSVPVLLKITDVFGVDTSFFNSQDQTRLIAELREVTMDVDAPTSTDELSELARDHPGFARAMVALHRRYLGAADQLAQVTDGRNDPGARGAIPNPHEEVRDFFYQRQNYFHELDVAAEELTARMRMHNADVRTEIVTRLEAVHNVSIRRRVDLGETVLHRYDPRTRVLEINRHLSGGQQVFKMAAELAYLECGREIDALVDGAGFGSEEAGRLARLGLANYYAAAVVLPYTQFHGAAEEFEYDIERLSAFFSVSYETIAHRMSTLQRPNLRGVPLSFVRVDRAGNMSKRQSSTGFHFSASGGTCPLWNVYETFAWPGKIITQIVEMPDGRNYLWVARTVERRAARYGQPGKTFAIGIGCELRHAHRLVYARGLDLSDANATPIGAGCRVCERAGCPQRAFPAIGKALDIDEHRSTISPYLVR
- a CDS encoding carboxymuconolactone decarboxylase family protein, producing the protein MTPRVTPGGLRQLGPINYAIAKIGAKAIRADDMHLFSTLGRTKRLFVGWLGYSGMLMPFGALKRSESETVIVRVAFLRESAYELGHHRRIGAQAGLTETQFERIFDGSGWDERSAALLAVVTELVEDKAVTDESWARLAAFYDERKLVEIVMLATNYDGLATAIDVLGIQPEKP
- a CDS encoding VOC family protein, whose product is MRVHKVIPNITVDDIATARGFYADFLGLDDEEFNLGWVARFSSPDHRASVQLVTGDRTAEIDSDLSVMTDDVEAAYAEAQRSGYEIVHPLTSEEWGPRRFFVRAPDSTVVNVVGHPH
- the thpD gene encoding ectoine hydroxylase, translated to MNNAATLTDHYPTRVDHSEIHDRHDPVVWPGRSGPWPDGAVDDFAARGFRSVEGVLGAGDIRDVRAEIDAVTTRLGTDERVIRETSDGSVRSVFAVHELSEKIASIIAREEIAGVARQLLGDDVYVHQSRVNLKPGFAGGPFYWHSDFETWHAEDGMPTPRAVSVSLALTPNTPFNGSLMIMPGSHRRFVSCVGRTPGEYHRESLKSYRPPFGTPEERDIAAMADEYGIEQVTGGAGSALYFDCNCLHASAGNISPYPRSNLFVVFNAVSNGLQEPFAADARRPEYLATR